From Toxotes jaculatrix isolate fToxJac2 chromosome 1, fToxJac2.pri, whole genome shotgun sequence, a single genomic window includes:
- the vegfd gene encoding vascular endothelial growth factor D: MMIKMKRTLFRLSCLVTLVVELSWINVGHSMHREGGSRIMKQWEQKVRSASSLDELLRLADFPDWKLWKCRLRFQQPETQTETLSSPPVGSVGSHRSTRYAAESYSLEILKAIDEEWQRTQCMPRETCVDVAKELGTDPSMFFKPPCVSVHRCSGCCNQEGVNCRNTTTVYVNKTVLSVIPFKFVPEPVLIKVANHTECRCMEPAIIRRNAQPHRSSGCSPMGQLSETEDSRRLCASGLIWDCSTDRCIPYPSSTPEFPLSSWMPDCEIDVERCDCLPRPVPTMQPRPTHRCQLNSSVCAHRRQRFDQASCRCKWPK, translated from the exons ATGATGATCAAGATGAAACGGACTCTGTTCAGACTGTCCTGCTTGGTGACTCTGGTGGTGGAGCTGAGCTGGATAAATGTGGGCCACAGTatgcacagagagggaggaagtaGG ATAATGAAGCAGTGGGAACAGAAAGTGCGGTCAGCCTCCAGCCTGGATGAGTTGCTGAGGCTCGCAGACTTTCCTGATTGGAAGTTGTGGAAGTGTCGCCTAAGATTTCAGCAGCCAGAAACCCAGACGGAGACCCTCTCTTCTCCACCGGTAGGGTCAGTAGGGTCACACCGCTCCACACGCTATGCTGCCGAATCTTACAGCCTGGAGATACTTAAAG CCATAGATGAAGAGTGGCAGCGGACTCAGTGCATGCCAAGGGAAACATGCGTTGATGTGGCCAAGGAGCTAGGCACTGACCCCTCAATGTTCTTCAAGCcaccttgtgtgtctgtccacag GTGCAGTGGTTGCTGCAATCAAGAGGGCGtcaactgcagaaacacaacTACTGTATATGTGAATAAAACT gtccTCAGTGTCATTCCATTCAAGTTTGTACCAGAACCGGTGCTAATAAAAGTAGCTAATCATACAGAGTGTCGGTGCATGGAGCCTGCCATAATACGACGTAATGCTCAACCACACAGGAGTAGTGG CTGCTCCCCGATGGGCcagctgtcagagacagaggactccaGGAGACTTTGTGCTAGTGGGTTGATTTGGGATTGTTCCACTGACAGATGCATTCCTTACCCTTCCAGTACAccag AGTTTCCACTCAGTTCATGGATGCCCGACTGTGAGATAGACGTGGAGCGCTGTGACTGTCTTCCTAGACCTGTGCCAACCATGCAGCCAAGACCCACCCATCGTTGCCAACTCAACTCTTCAGTCTGTGCCCACAGGCGTCAGCGTTTCGATCAAGCATCCTGCAG ATGCAAATGGCCCAAGTAG